The following is a genomic window from Serratia ficaria.
AAATCAGTCCGCACTGGATAAAATGGCAGCCAATTATCAGGCGGCGGCGTCCGACTAACCGTTGGGCGCTTCGTTCTACGCGTTTTGGTAGAGATCCCAGCGGTTGCCGTAGATATCTTCAAACACAACCACCGTTCCGTAGCCCTCCTCACGGGGCTCTTCGCAGAAATGAACCCCTTTGGCTTTCATCGCGTGGTAATCGCGCCAGAAATCGTCGGTCTGCAGGAACAGAAACACCCTGCCGCCGCATTGGTTACCAATAAAGCCTTCCTGTTTCGCGTTCGAGGCTCGGGCCAGAAGAATGTTGCAATCGCTTTCCGGGTTCGGCGTCACCACTACCCAGCGCTTCCCCGGTTGCGGCGTGTCTTCAACGAGGGTAAAACCCAACTTGTCTGTGTAATACTCGATTGCGCGATCGTAATCATCGACCACCACGGCCACATATCCCATGCATCGCTTCTGCGTTCTCATTTTTCTGCTCCGTCTAGTTTCAGGCATAACGGGTCTGAAACTCTTTTTATCACAAACGCGCTTCATTCCGAGCCTGTATATGGCCCAAGGCATCGGTGCCTACCACAGTCACAAAACGGCCTGCTGTGAGAGAAAAACGGACATTAACGCCGAATTCAACAACTCATTCGCTTGAGCGCCTTGTCAGTATTCATTGCTATCATTCAACTCGACGCTGCTTTAATATTTTGCTTATCTCATTTACTGCCGCCTGTTCTTCTTTTTGAAATGTATTTGGCTCAATGGTCGCGTTCAAAGATTGATAACCAAAAAATGCGGAAACTGCTCCCATCAATATCGTAATAAGATCCGTCTTTCCGTTGTACATAGCCCAAATAGCCGCAGCGAAAGCTAAACAAACAGTAAGAGCATAGAATGGCTTCAAGCGCTTGATTTTCTTTCGCTGTTCAATTTTGATATTTTCAGCTCTAAAGGGACGGTCAGCCAACAACTCTTCGTTTGAGCAATGAATATAGAGTTTAAACTCACTTTTAGAATTATCATTTACGTTAAAATCCCCGTTAACGTTTATGTCACCGCCATTGTTAAAGTCTCTCAATTTTAACTCCACAATCTAACGTTCCACAATATTCCGCGATTGAATACTAACAATTTGTTAGAAGGTGCCGCCCCCGTACGTGGTGTATTTCCCACCTTCTTTTCTAATCATTAGTCATATCAAACTAACGTCGATATACATCTTTTTCAACATGTTTTTCTGAAATCACCAAAACG
Proteins encoded in this region:
- a CDS encoding VOC family protein, coding for MRTQKRCMGYVAVVVDDYDRAIEYYTDKLGFTLVEDTPQPGKRWVVVTPNPESDCNILLARASNAKQEGFIGNQCGGRVFLFLQTDDFWRDYHAMKAKGVHFCEEPREEGYGTVVVFEDIYGNRWDLYQNA